The following are from one region of the Dreissena polymorpha isolate Duluth1 chromosome 2, UMN_Dpol_1.0, whole genome shotgun sequence genome:
- the LOC127867543 gene encoding uncharacterized protein LOC127867543: MMELTADEAERLQFINTLVLRDVSAEELNRIFTLESDSYPDDEAASYKMLVYRHTEAPDLMLGCFLDGDLLGFICATRYHGKRLAAEAMRMHIPNGESVCIHSVVVRKDQRRQGIALLMLRSFVERVRREQRDVARVLLICKSNLIPLYTRAGFVLNGRSDVVHGKDPWYEFQIDISNG, translated from the exons ATGATGGAATTAACAGCAGACGAAGCAGAGCGTTTGCAATTTATTAACACATTAGTTTTACGAGATGTATCCGCAGAGGAATTAAACAGAATATTTACTTTGGAATCAGACA GTTATCCGGATGACGAGGCGGCAAGCTACAAGATGCTCGTGTACCGCCACACGGAGGCGCCCGACCTGATGCTGGGCTGCTTTCTGGACGGGGATCTCCTGGGG TTTATTTGCGCCACGCGTTACCACGGTAAAAGACTGGCGGCCGAGGCCATGAGAATGCACATTCCCAACGGAG AAAGTGTTTGCATCCATTCCGTAGTAGTGAGAAAAGACCAGCGAAGACAG GGTATAGCATTGCTCATGTTACGCAGTTTTGTGGAACGTGTACGGCGGGAACAGCGAGATGTCGCACGCGTGCTTCTAATATGCAAGTCCAACCTTATCCCGCTGTACACGCGTGCAGGGTTCGTGCTCAATGGCAGGTCCGATGTCGTGCACG GAAAGGACCCGTGGTACGAATTTCAAATAGACATCTCCAATGGATGA
- the LOC127869794 gene encoding uncharacterized protein LOC127869794 gives MFPGGVENVYFTPIPNNPVPQHVDKVLGDPSTIQECARSCFLYTGFVCNSFYFCASSGQCLHQRTHGPGNGSVNLGQGCSSFSRTINLTTVEPPNVKAMLDLRNAVYSGDLVLDIPVPNSEKTTTFTATSVDNVSKSRRKLIKEDSPLASFDVYRNSTCFGSGQADTVDEGLSLVECAQSCLTNLPFCCTGFSYLLASSTCSKTKTDLTLAAASTFRMIQRASFILDTTQTSMTSVQER, from the exons ATGTTCCCCGGGGGAGTGGAGAACG TGTATTTCACGCCGATCCCCAACAACCCTGTCCCACAGCACGTTGACAAGGTGCTGGGCGACCCCTCCACGATACAAGAGTGCGCGCGCTCCTGCTTCCTGTACACGGGGTTTGTCTGCAATAGTTTCTACTTCTGCGCCTCGAGCGGCCAGTGTCTGCATCAGCGGACCCACGGGCCTGGGAACGGCTCGGTGAATCTTGGGCAGGGATGCAGCTCATTTTCCA GAACTATCAATTTGACAACAGTGGAGCCGCCAAATGTCAAGGCCATGTTGGATCTGCGAAACGCTGTGTACAGCGGGGACCTCGTGCTTGATATACCCGTACCCAACTCGGAAAAG ACTACAACCTTTACTGCAACCTCCGTTGATAATGTTTCAAAAAGTAGAAGAAAGCTCATAAAAGAAG ACAGCCCGTTGGCAAGTTTCGACGTGTACCGGAACTCGACGTGCTTCGGTAGCGGCCAGGCCGACACGGTGGACGAAGGGCTGTCTCTGGTCGAGTGCGCACAGTCTTGTCTGACCAACCTGCCCTTCTGTTGCACGGGGTTTAGCTACCTGCTGGCGTCCAGCACGTGCTCCAAGACCAAGACGGACCTCACCTTGGCAGCCGCCAGCACTTTCAGAATGATACAGCGTGCATCATTTATTCTA GACACTACACAGACGAGTATGACGTCAGTTCAGGAGCGATGA
- the LOC127867542 gene encoding uncharacterized protein LOC127867542 — MGVSLLRVSGVQLSSDDANLYVTATLLDKTWLAAQFTVQPGRYIEINTGSIIYNSASPLQCASYCVNDAEFVCNSFDFCTNDQSCHLSPTHTDSGTTMSPTPSCYHYSRTVDGDTPQLTIAAAFQYLRANVYNRGLVLSNIGLGTLFKASSPIQWAHRPRSSCWRRCTRWSTGRGCRACDYRGRASSSTTTS; from the exons ATGGGCGTCTCGCTATTGCGCGTTTCCGGCGTCCAGCTTTCTTCCGATGACGCCAATTTATATGTCACCGCCACACTGCTCGATAAAACCTGGTTGGCAG CCCAGTTCACGGTACAGCCGGGCCGCTATATCGAGATCAACACCGGCTCCATCATCTACAACTCGGCCAGCCCTCTCCAATGTGCCAGCTACTGCGTCAACGACGCAGAGTTCGTCTGCAACAGCTTCGACTTCTGCACAAACGACCAGTCGTGTCACTTAAGCCCGACCCACACGGACAGCGGCACCACCATGTCTCCCACCCCCTCCTGCTACCACTACTCAA GGACAGTGGACGGCGACACACCGCAGCTGACTATCGCGGCTGCGTTTCAGTACCTCCGCGCCAACGTCTACAACCGTGGTCTGGTGCTCTCCAACATCGGCCTGGGCACGTTGTTCAAG GCAAGTTCGCCGATCCAATGGGCGCATCGTCCAAGATCTTCCTGCTGGAGGCGGTGCACAAGGTGGTCAACCGGACGGGGTTGCCGCGCATGCGATTACAGAGGACGCGCCTCGAGCTCGACGACGACTTCGTGA
- the LOC127867544 gene encoding uncharacterized protein LOC127867544 yields MSSVPVMSEVVGSERLPNGSLYNYHHIFTMSRLIPAAEFDYGDMQTPESVCCPGRKSGKAPPALPDRFYYKVEIAYPDLGAVAFEEVRYISLKFQCTTKRICVALSGQFVGFRLLYCPIICGFFLFMALLAPLQLSLFI; encoded by the exons ATGAGCTCAGTTCCGGTGATGTCGGAGGTGGTAGGCAGCGAGCGGCTCCCCAATGGCTCTCTCTACAACTACCACCACATCTTCACCATGTCCCGCTTAATACCAGCGGCAGAGTTCGACTACGGGGACATGCAG ACGCCAGAGAGCGTGTGTTGCCCCGGAAGGAAGTCCGGAAAGGCACCACCTGCACTGCCGGACCGCTTCTACTACAAGGTTGAGATTGCTTATCCGGACCTGGGCGCCGTCGCCTTTGAAGAAGTAAGATACATAAGCTTAAAGTTCCAATGTACAACAAAACGCATTTGTGTCGCATTGAGTGGTCAATTCGTCGGATTCCGCCTTTTATATTGTCCAATCATTTGCGGGTTCTTCTTATTTATGGCGCTTTTGGCACCACTTCAGTTGTCCTTATTTATATAA